Proteins from one Candidatus Stygibacter australis genomic window:
- a CDS encoding C25 family cysteine peptidase, whose protein sequence is MTRKVMLLSFLLLVFSLQGVWHNVNETNSETFTCNQLEQGITQITFQLDGFELESLSRSGESFQKISHPEAESMLLTGMPDLPQFTTLIAVPTDGEINIDYTFTFGETLSDISIYPTQEPEYEFLENKDIFSRNSEYYNNGTLFPEEKVITASPAVMRDLRIIPVSFCPFTYNAATRELSIASEIQVQISTTGTQHLMRNTISRAFEPIYKSMILNYEDFIGRPEYQQPTLVFIISDQEDALETLEYLKDWKRQKGYNVVVATTSETGTTTNSIKAWIQDAYDNWENPPEYICFCGDANGSYELATYGNGDHPYTELAGNDFLEDVISGRLSFGDIGTFQVMVAKILNYEKEPFMGSTDWYEHAVLAGDTGISGPSMQFTCESIKEMMLDFPDNYNTSASFTEIYGGSFPSSINAALNNGVSYMVYRGWMGMSGWSPGNQTNSFMLPFATILTCGTGGWTGGTSDSETFSRMGTVTNPTGAIGTVGTATAGTHSCFNNALTLGIYGGIFRDSIFTMGGATTRGKYYLYETFPQNPSGFVETYHNWANLIGEPSLCLWTDVPEEMHITYDSQVALGTNYLSVNVKDASNTPIPGAWVTISNESESFFTTGFCSETGDILLDIASNEIGEYDIVVTYHDFIPHLGTIEVQAADQYVDVTGMQFDDSAGNGDGILNAGETVVIIPTLTNLGSQPVNDVNVTCQLIHNYLSLNTTEMSYGNIASGATAEPAAGIEMTISPAACGGMQGLLVLNVSDDNGNNWTNWYYLNITGVNLFASEYEVVGGGILEPTISSEIFFTLENMGQLSSTELTAELTCQNPRLIITDGLAVIDPIASGGSGNNSNDVFGVTPSATIIPGSQLTLEIHLSNAEGFSQTCHINVPVGEVEVTDPFGPDEYGYWCYDDGDLGYENCPEYNWIEIDPDLGGNGTIINLNDSGDNGDSEVIALPDEFTFSFYGVQYDQITVCSNGFIAPGEHDAPNFMNHPLPGPEGPSPMIAAFWDDLAVNSGNVCYYYDDIEHIYVVEWSECNNGDTGADETFQIILYDPLYYQTMTDDSLIKIQYMDITNNNAGSYPANHGQYCTVGLESEGAQMGMTYTFNNTYPDACKELGNEMAILFSPPQYPEFGPYLEMVAYDYISGDDQFIEAGETVDLSITIANQGAEAASDVSVQMEIDDPWFTLIDDEATIDILPAIGTIELIDEFSFSVDEQVPDDYNFTVTFNMTTVDNAWFSSISLTAHWINAFLVDQDSIDVVLGLNLTTERTFNLSNTSANPVDYYLRMDDQQPTGRDISGSFVHCDSTVFHPGEEQLWRFIVHNGSSSNEWVNDVWLTFPPGVSVVSATNAYGGTGGYMEWDGTTGDDVTVNWHGEEPNGWGVLRDDETAGWNVVVQISENFASDIQVGWEVGGDGYGNPPHSVIGELNFNFPIQWINLNTSYGSLEPGESDDIIIYYDTNDMETGEYDCSINILSDSWFSKIVNTHLTVVTVDEDDNDIHKLTQLLGNYPNPFNPSTAIKFNLAEDSFTELNIYNSKGQKVCTLLQEQVSAGTHEVNWNGRNDNNRSVSSGVYYLKLKTGDANLTQKLLLLK, encoded by the coding sequence ATGACTCGTAAAGTCATGTTATTATCATTTTTACTGCTTGTATTTTCACTACAGGGAGTTTGGCATAATGTCAACGAAACTAACAGTGAGACTTTCACCTGTAACCAATTAGAACAAGGTATCACGCAGATCACATTCCAGCTTGACGGTTTCGAACTCGAATCTTTATCAAGATCTGGTGAATCTTTTCAGAAGATCTCACATCCTGAAGCAGAAAGTATGCTGCTTACAGGTATGCCCGATCTTCCCCAGTTCACCACCCTGATAGCTGTTCCTACTGATGGAGAGATAAATATTGATTACACTTTTACATTCGGTGAAACTCTTTCAGATATTTCCATCTATCCTACTCAGGAACCTGAATATGAGTTTCTGGAAAATAAAGATATATTTTCACGTAATAGTGAATATTATAATAATGGAACCCTTTTCCCAGAGGAGAAAGTGATAACGGCAAGTCCGGCTGTAATGCGGGACTTGCGGATTATCCCGGTCAGCTTTTGTCCCTTCACTTATAATGCTGCTACCCGTGAACTATCCATAGCAAGCGAGATCCAGGTTCAGATAAGCACAACGGGAACTCAGCATCTCATGCGAAACACTATCTCCAGAGCTTTTGAACCGATTTATAAAAGTATGATCCTGAATTATGAAGATTTTATCGGCAGACCGGAATATCAGCAGCCAACCCTTGTTTTTATCATAAGTGATCAGGAAGATGCCCTGGAAACTCTGGAATATTTAAAAGACTGGAAACGCCAAAAAGGGTATAATGTAGTAGTTGCTACTACATCAGAAACAGGAACGACCACTAATTCAATCAAAGCCTGGATCCAGGACGCCTACGACAACTGGGAAAATCCACCTGAATATATCTGTTTCTGTGGCGATGCTAATGGTTCTTACGAACTTGCTACCTATGGTAATGGCGATCATCCCTATACTGAACTGGCTGGAAATGATTTTCTAGAAGATGTTATTTCCGGAAGACTCAGTTTTGGTGATATCGGCACATTCCAGGTAATGGTCGCAAAAATACTGAATTATGAAAAAGAACCCTTTATGGGTAGTACGGATTGGTATGAGCATGCTGTTTTAGCTGGAGATACAGGTATTTCCGGACCATCCATGCAGTTTACCTGTGAATCAATAAAAGAAATGATGCTTGATTTTCCTGATAATTATAATACAAGTGCCAGCTTCACTGAGATCTATGGCGGCAGCTTTCCTTCCTCTATCAATGCAGCCCTTAATAACGGTGTAAGTTATATGGTATATCGCGGCTGGATGGGTATGAGCGGATGGAGTCCCGGTAATCAAACAAATAGTTTCATGCTCCCTTTTGCTACCATACTTACCTGTGGCACCGGAGGCTGGACAGGAGGGACTTCTGACAGTGAAACTTTTTCTCGGATGGGTACTGTCACTAATCCTACAGGAGCTATAGGCACTGTGGGCACGGCAACTGCCGGTACACACAGCTGCTTTAATAATGCCTTGACCTTAGGAATATATGGTGGTATATTCCGGGATAGTATTTTCACAATGGGAGGAGCTACTACCCGGGGAAAATATTATCTTTATGAAACCTTCCCTCAAAATCCTTCCGGATTTGTGGAAACTTACCATAATTGGGCAAATCTTATTGGAGAACCAAGTCTCTGCCTGTGGACTGATGTGCCGGAAGAGATGCATATAACTTATGATTCTCAGGTTGCACTGGGGACTAATTACTTATCAGTAAACGTCAAAGATGCCAGCAATACCCCGATCCCCGGAGCCTGGGTAACGATCTCTAATGAATCAGAAAGCTTTTTTACTACCGGTTTTTGCTCAGAAACTGGTGATATACTTCTTGATATCGCGAGTAATGAAATTGGTGAATATGATATCGTGGTTACTTATCATGACTTTATCCCTCATTTAGGTACTATTGAAGTCCAGGCAGCTGACCAGTATGTGGATGTTACAGGAATGCAATTTGATGACAGCGCTGGAAATGGTGATGGGATATTAAATGCCGGAGAAACCGTAGTAATAATACCCACACTCACAAATCTGGGTTCTCAACCGGTTAATGATGTAAATGTAACCTGCCAGTTAATTCACAATTATCTTAGCTTAAATACCACGGAAATGTCTTATGGTAATATCGCTTCTGGAGCTACTGCTGAACCTGCTGCAGGAATTGAAATGACAATTTCTCCCGCTGCCTGTGGTGGAATGCAGGGTTTACTTGTCCTTAATGTATCTGATGATAATGGTAATAACTGGACTAACTGGTATTATCTTAATATCACTGGAGTAAATCTCTTTGCCTCTGAATATGAGGTAGTGGGAGGTGGTATCCTGGAACCCACAATAAGCTCCGAAATTTTCTTTACTCTGGAAAATATGGGACAATTGAGTTCTACTGAACTTACTGCTGAATTGACCTGCCAGAACCCTCGCCTGATCATTACTGACGGCCTGGCAGTGATTGATCCTATAGCTTCCGGAGGAAGTGGAAATAATAGTAATGATGTATTTGGGGTAACTCCCTCAGCGACAATAATCCCTGGCTCACAATTGACTCTGGAAATCCATCTTTCCAATGCTGAAGGATTCAGCCAGACCTGTCATATCAATGTGCCCGTAGGTGAAGTAGAAGTCACTGATCCCTTTGGTCCGGATGAATATGGCTACTGGTGTTATGATGATGGAGATCTTGGGTATGAGAACTGCCCTGAATATAACTGGATAGAAATTGACCCTGACCTGGGTGGAAATGGTACTATAATCAACCTTAATGATAGTGGAGATAATGGAGACAGCGAAGTGATTGCTTTGCCAGATGAATTTACTTTCTCTTTCTATGGAGTACAATATGACCAGATCACTGTCTGCTCAAATGGCTTTATAGCACCCGGTGAACATGATGCACCAAATTTCATGAACCATCCCCTGCCCGGACCTGAAGGTCCCAGCCCCATGATAGCAGCTTTCTGGGATGATCTGGCAGTTAATAGCGGAAATGTATGCTATTATTATGATGATATCGAACATATCTACGTTGTGGAATGGAGTGAATGTAATAATGGAGATACCGGAGCAGATGAGACTTTCCAGATTATCCTCTATGATCCTTTATATTACCAGACAATGACCGATGACTCCCTGATAAAGATACAGTATATGGACATTACTAATAACAACGCGGGTTCATATCCTGCTAACCATGGACAATACTGCACTGTGGGTCTGGAAAGTGAAGGGGCTCAGATGGGCATGACTTATACATTCAATAACACCTATCCAGATGCTTGTAAAGAACTGGGAAATGAAATGGCTATCCTCTTTTCACCACCTCAGTATCCTGAATTTGGACCCTATCTGGAGATGGTTGCTTATGACTATATCTCAGGTGATGATCAATTCATTGAAGCTGGTGAGACAGTAGATCTATCTATCACAATAGCCAATCAGGGTGCAGAAGCAGCCTCGGATGTTAGTGTACAAATGGAAATTGACGATCCCTGGTTCACCTTGATTGATGATGAAGCCACTATTGATATCCTTCCAGCAATTGGAACTATTGAGCTGATCGATGAATTCAGCTTTTCCGTAGATGAGCAGGTTCCTGATGATTATAATTTCACTGTTACCTTTAATATGACGACTGTAGATAATGCCTGGTTCTCAAGCATCTCTCTCACTGCCCACTGGATAAATGCCTTCCTGGTTGATCAGGACAGCATTGATGTAGTTCTGGGACTGAACCTTACCACTGAGCGTACTTTTAATCTTTCCAATACTAGTGCCAATCCGGTGGATTATTACCTTAGAATGGATGATCAGCAACCGACAGGCAGAGATATATCCGGCTCTTTTGTGCATTGCGATTCCACAGTATTTCATCCAGGAGAAGAGCAGCTCTGGCGTTTTATTGTGCATAATGGCTCCTCCTCAAATGAATGGGTAAATGATGTCTGGCTAACCTTCCCTCCGGGTGTAAGCGTTGTTAGCGCAACTAATGCCTATGGCGGAACCGGAGGATATATGGAATGGGACGGAACTACCGGCGATGATGTTACTGTGAACTGGCATGGCGAAGAACCGAATGGCTGGGGAGTTCTTAGAGATGATGAAACTGCTGGCTGGAATGTTGTTGTTCAGATAAGTGAAAATTTTGCCAGTGATATACAGGTAGGCTGGGAAGTCGGCGGTGATGGTTATGGCAACCCTCCTCACAGTGTTATTGGTGAACTGAATTTCAATTTTCCTATTCAATGGATCAACCTGAACACATCTTATGGAAGTCTTGAACCAGGTGAAAGTGATGACATCATTATCTATTACGATACTAATGATATGGAAACAGGTGAATATGACTGCTCCATCAATATCCTTTCTGATAGCTGGTTCTCTAAAATTGTAAATACACACCTCACTGTGGTCACAGTGGATGAAGATGATAATGATATTCATAAGCTAACACAGCTTCTGGGTAACTATCCGAACCCATTTAATCCCAGTACAGCTATCAAATTCAATCTGGCGGAAGATTCGTTTACAGAGCTTAATATTTATAATTCCAAAGGGCAAAAGGTATGCACTCTGCTTCAGGAACAGGTTTCAGCAGGTACTCATGAAGTAAACTGGAATGGCAGAAATGATAATAACAGATCTGTCAGCAGCGGGGTTTATTATCTGAAGCTTAAAACCGGTGATGCAAACCTGACCCAGAAACTTCTGCTTCTTAAATAA
- a CDS encoding FlgD immunoglobulin-like domain containing protein → MNKYLILVSMIFLFGVLQGTTIIVDIEGNGDYTSIQEGINVSVDGDIVLVYPGRYFENIDFIGKTITVASLEMTTGNRDYIDSTIIDGNQTSCCVYVNNNEGQGTTLRGFTITNGIGHLITVSRRGGGIYTRDACLDIINCIVKNNNAYNGGGISVSGTYLYLEGCTIRNNRALKRGGGLICGRLYSSIEFSDDNRCNIYDNFAPWGQDICNIFDETVGMVTDIIVDTFTVSEPLGFELYQGGSDYIQNYSGGMTLDILQAKYEKIEADLYVAPWGNDENSGLSEAEALYSINKALQLISADNDHPRTVHLTNGLYAPWYESQTFPLVMRSYVSLIGESEENTIIDLQNGNCGFIVDLFGALGYEVKNMTVQNGYLPEDNSAFFGHLSYIRNAEDSAEPLLFENITFRDNSYRLALTYNEVNLTVRDVKFIGNHGEYSNQGNTFLRTSLISDSVRTTLIENCIFQNNNSGTIIFWSGSNIPQGSLTCSVVNCLFYQNEFENVHTPEFPAGMSIVAIFTMNLNIINCTFTGNQYYGPTIGDAPVKVTDEVYATFANNIFYDNDTTHSIIAHSSGNAFPVVVVHHNIIENGLDGILDEGNFVIWDDETNWDVDPLFLGEGDYPNTLQEGSPAIDMGTFNLPEGVELPEYDLAGNPRTIGNGIDLGAYEWQYPDSNDENEITEIDENLIIYPNPFNPSTVIKFNLAEDSFAELNIYNSKGQKVCTLLQEQVSAGTHEVNWNGRNDNNRPVSSGVYYLKLKTSDANLTQKLLLLK, encoded by the coding sequence ATGAATAAGTATTTGATTTTAGTTAGTATGATTTTTTTATTTGGAGTATTGCAGGGAACTACAATAATTGTTGATATAGAGGGCAATGGAGATTATACTTCAATTCAGGAGGGGATAAATGTCAGTGTGGATGGAGATATAGTGCTTGTCTATCCTGGTCGGTATTTTGAAAATATTGATTTCATAGGAAAAACTATAACTGTGGCAAGCTTGGAAATGACGACTGGTAATAGGGATTATATTGACTCAACAATAATTGATGGTAATCAGACAAGTTGCTGTGTATATGTAAATAACAATGAGGGACAAGGAACAACATTAAGAGGATTTACAATAACAAACGGCATTGGACATTTGATTACTGTAAGTAGAAGGGGAGGTGGTATTTATACTAGGGATGCATGCTTGGATATTATTAACTGTATTGTTAAAAATAATAATGCATATAATGGAGGAGGTATTTCGGTCTCGGGAACCTATCTATATTTAGAAGGGTGTACAATCAGGAATAACAGAGCTTTAAAGCGTGGTGGAGGTTTAATATGTGGTCGCTTATACAGTTCAATCGAATTTTCTGATGACAACAGATGTAATATATATGATAATTTTGCTCCCTGGGGTCAGGATATTTGCAATATATTTGACGAAACAGTGGGAATGGTAACTGACATAATAGTAGATACCTTTACAGTTTCGGAGCCTCTGGGATTTGAGTTATATCAGGGTGGCAGCGATTATATACAGAATTATTCCGGTGGTATGACTTTGGATATTCTTCAGGCAAAATATGAGAAAATAGAAGCAGACCTTTATGTAGCTCCCTGGGGTAATGATGAAAACAGTGGGCTTAGCGAAGCTGAAGCTCTGTATTCGATAAATAAAGCTCTGCAATTAATTTCGGCTGATAATGACCATCCCAGAACAGTACATCTAACGAATGGACTATATGCACCCTGGTATGAAAGCCAGACATTTCCCCTTGTAATGAGAAGTTATGTTTCGTTAATAGGAGAATCAGAGGAAAATACTATTATTGATCTTCAAAATGGAAATTGCGGATTTATAGTTGATCTTTTTGGAGCACTTGGATATGAAGTCAAAAACATGACAGTTCAGAACGGTTATCTACCTGAAGACAATTCTGCCTTTTTTGGACATCTAAGCTATATTAGAAATGCAGAAGATTCTGCTGAACCATTACTATTTGAAAATATTACATTCAGAGATAATAGTTATCGTTTAGCTCTAACATATAATGAAGTAAATTTGACAGTAAGAGATGTTAAATTTATTGGTAATCATGGTGAATATAGTAATCAGGGAAATACTTTTTTAAGGACAAGTTTAATATCGGATAGTGTAAGAACTACATTAATAGAAAATTGTATCTTTCAAAATAATAACAGTGGAACTATCATTTTTTGGAGTGGGTCTAATATACCTCAGGGTTCTTTAACATGCAGTGTAGTAAATTGCCTATTTTACCAAAATGAATTTGAAAATGTACATACGCCAGAATTTCCAGCAGGCATGTCAATTGTCGCTATTTTTACTATGAACTTAAATATTATAAATTGTACATTTACTGGTAATCAGTATTATGGTCCTACTATTGGCGATGCTCCGGTTAAAGTAACAGATGAAGTTTATGCGACTTTTGCAAATAATATATTTTATGATAATGATACCACACACTCCATTATTGCTCACTCGTCTGGTAACGCATTTCCGGTGGTTGTTGTACATCACAATATCATTGAGAATGGTTTAGACGGAATTTTGGATGAAGGCAATTTTGTTATCTGGGATGATGAAACGAACTGGGATGTTGATCCGTTGTTTTTAGGAGAAGGAGATTACCCTAATACTTTGCAGGAAGGCTCACCAGCTATAGATATGGGGACTTTCAATCTCCCGGAAGGAGTGGAATTGCCGGAATATGATCTGGCAGGTAATCCGCGAACTATTGGCAATGGAATTGATCTGGGAGCTTACGAGTGGCAGTATCCGGATTCCAATGATGAAAATGAGATAACTGAGATTGATGAAAATTTAATTATATACCCCAATCCTTTCAATCCCAGCACCGTGATCAAATTCAATCTGGCGGAAGATTCGTTTGCAGAGCTTAATATCTATAATTCCAAGGGGCAAAAGGTATGCACACTGCTTCAGGAGCAGGTCTCAGCCGGAACTCATGAAGTAAACTGGAACGGCAGAAATGATAATAACCGACCCGTCAGCAGCGGAGTTTATTATCTGAAACTGAAAACCAGTGATGCTAACCTGACCCAAAAGCTCCTGCTCCTGAAATAA
- a CDS encoding T9SS type A sorting domain-containing protein, whose amino-acid sequence MYKKYFVLLAIVILPLMIFGTDWYVDCTAQPNGNGSQQSPFQEIGDAIENPLINNNDIIIISEGVYSPIDIGDIGIKITAEQGETVTINGGRNRSCIRFTSACTTPTLINGITLTNGFENLYYGGGISCEYSRELTITYCSILNCGAQSGGGIAVYESILNCSHCIISNNETFFQNGGGIYASHSEVNLSSVKLSNNLASSNGGGLYIEQNSEDHNIVVTNTLINNNRVTGGNGGAIYIYSGTDENCSVDLNKCTIVDNYYDEYGFGGISTFVLPFCEVNLNIANSIIYNNTGSPQIIPGYNVTYCDVEGENLYTGTGNINDDPEFVDASNDDYSLEYNSPCIDTGVDSSTYDDPDGSRADMGYLYHEQDVYSWQYGPFERQYLWKSFPKLQIDPNQGGDVDVENSLQSWNPLQNELAITITFEFNELDYGEYDAGAETWDWDQSATISSIKGYKMEKDNATGSLLFSRGVICESDTYLNTHASLETWLGYFLEDSQLVLDAFPSSVLDDAVLVKTMDWTISRNTTNDRWSGATGSSYINYADCVVIKTVSAHNDFTWETPSRSGEAHYRPVAEHFSFDDDVDYFPIYAAFDVNDMPDEVAVYIDGVCHGAQVVEDTLCQICAHILEEDPGQEVEFALWYDGRSGVEFLNNYQVFNESKDKYESKKLVTGMPGIHYKVFLEGTNENIVTPQFNLNCYPNPFNPELTIYFNLRETQDVHLNIYNVRGQKVKTLVSELFRPDDYKIVWNGDDNSGNRVSSGVYYIRLQVGEDIVNRKVILMK is encoded by the coding sequence ATGTACAAGAAATATTTTGTTTTATTGGCAATTGTGATATTGCCTTTGATGATTTTTGGCACAGACTGGTATGTGGATTGTACTGCACAACCAAATGGAAATGGGAGTCAACAAAGTCCGTTTCAGGAAATTGGAGATGCAATTGAAAACCCATTAATCAATAATAATGATATAATTATAATATCAGAGGGCGTATATAGTCCAATAGATATAGGGGATATTGGAATTAAAATAACTGCTGAACAAGGTGAAACAGTTACTATCAATGGAGGTAGAAATAGAAGTTGTATAAGATTTACTTCAGCCTGTACAACGCCAACATTAATTAATGGAATAACTTTGACTAATGGATTTGAAAATTTGTATTATGGTGGCGGAATTAGCTGCGAATATTCAAGGGAATTAACAATAACTTATTGTTCGATATTAAATTGTGGAGCTCAATCAGGTGGAGGTATAGCGGTATATGAATCCATACTCAACTGTTCACATTGCATCATCTCGAATAATGAGACATTTTTTCAGAATGGAGGGGGGATTTATGCTTCACACTCAGAAGTTAATTTATCATCAGTAAAACTCTCTAATAATTTAGCTTCTAGTAATGGAGGAGGATTATATATTGAACAAAATTCTGAAGATCATAATATTGTTGTCACTAATACCCTAATTAACAATAATAGGGTAACTGGGGGAAACGGAGGAGCAATTTACATTTATTCCGGTACAGATGAAAACTGTTCTGTTGATCTCAATAAATGTACAATTGTTGACAATTACTATGACGAATATGGATTTGGGGGAATAAGTACTTTTGTTTTACCTTTTTGCGAAGTAAACCTGAATATTGCAAATAGTATCATATATAACAATACCGGGTCACCTCAAATTATACCAGGATATAATGTAACATATTGTGATGTTGAAGGGGAAAATCTATATACGGGTACAGGAAATATAAATGATGATCCAGAATTTGTTGATGCCTCCAATGATGATTATTCTCTGGAGTATAACAGTCCCTGCATTGATACTGGTGTTGATAGTAGCACTTATGATGATCCTGACGGTTCAAGAGCAGATATGGGCTATCTCTACCATGAACAGGATGTATATAGCTGGCAGTATGGTCCCTTTGAAAGACAGTATCTGTGGAAGAGTTTCCCAAAATTGCAGATAGATCCCAATCAGGGGGGTGATGTAGATGTTGAGAACTCTCTGCAGTCATGGAATCCGTTGCAGAATGAGTTAGCAATAACAATCACATTTGAATTTAACGAACTTGATTACGGAGAATATGATGCTGGTGCAGAAACCTGGGATTGGGATCAAAGCGCAACAATATCAAGTATAAAAGGATATAAGATGGAAAAAGATAATGCAACTGGCAGTTTATTATTTTCCAGAGGTGTAATATGTGAATCTGATACATATCTGAATACTCATGCCAGTCTTGAAACCTGGCTGGGATACTTTCTGGAAGACAGTCAATTAGTACTGGATGCATTTCCTTCCAGTGTGCTTGATGACGCTGTACTGGTTAAGACAATGGATTGGACTATCAGCAGAAATACTACAAATGATCGCTGGTCAGGAGCTACAGGTTCCAGTTATATCAATTATGCTGATTGCGTGGTAATAAAAACGGTAAGTGCTCATAATGATTTTACCTGGGAAACACCCTCCCGCAGCGGAGAAGCACATTATAGACCAGTAGCAGAACATTTTTCATTTGATGATGATGTTGATTACTTTCCTATCTATGCAGCATTTGACGTTAACGACATGCCTGACGAAGTAGCAGTTTATATTGATGGTGTCTGCCATGGAGCACAGGTAGTCGAGGATACTCTCTGCCAGATATGCGCCCATATTCTGGAAGAAGATCCCGGTCAGGAAGTTGAGTTTGCTTTATGGTATGATGGAAGAAGTGGAGTAGAGTTTTTAAACAATTACCAGGTTTTTAATGAATCAAAAGATAAATATGAAAGCAAAAAACTGGTAACAGGAATGCCTGGAATCCATTATAAAGTTTTCCTTGAAGGAACCAACGAAAATATTGTTACTCCTCAATTCAACCTGAACTGCTATCCTAATCCTTTCAATCCTGAACTGACCATTTACTTCAATCTAAGAGAAACTCAAGATGTTCATCTGAATATATATAATGTTAGAGGACAAAAAGTGAAAACTCTGGTTAGTGAATTATTCCGTCCTGATGATTATAAAATTGTCTGGAATGGTGATGATAATAGTGGCAATAGAGTAAGTAGTGGAGTGTATTACATTAGATTGCAGGTCGGTGAAGATATAGTGAACCGTAAAGTAATATTGATGAAGTAA